The Dendrosporobacter quercicolus genome window below encodes:
- the pseG gene encoding UDP-2,4-diacetamido-2,4,6-trideoxy-beta-L-altropyranose hydrolase — protein sequence MQIAIRTDSSVQIGTGHMMRCLTLAESLRAAGNKIVFICRNLPGNVAGLAKLRGFPVFLLEIADTNPPFFSDAIVTKQVLNSMPVPVDWLIADHYRLDACWESTIRPCVGKVMVIDDLANRRHTCDLLLDANYGQALDRYSNLTSSATKLLLGPEYALLREEFSLVAGRIRTAEEVRRVQIFFGGSDPTNETGKILKALAGWEDRRFRVEVIVGAANPNKEEIRRLCLSLPEVELFCQVSNMAERMNLADLAIGAGGTALWERCYLGLPSIVISVADNQVEASRALERAGAICYLGKHSEVDCRMIRASIKQFIAVPRLLAEMSHKARVIVPHNGTEKVVDILMQMGCAGKQGNILVSSAARKIPLLQAVRQAMDKLCGNGKVIAADCDAKCSAKYFADDFWQMPLLSAITNQKLLAGLQCRDVRYIIPTRDGELLFWSERKAWLHSHGIAVMAAGVEPTAGSLDKLAFYEHCRALDIPAIETRLKPDGLNADWYVVKERYGAGSRQLGLKLSQREAEVWARKMEQPVFQPFVSGKEYSVDAYVDQSGRVKGAVCRTRDVVVNGESQVTTTVNDAVLGKKCTEYIEQLGLYGHVVLQVLVDGTNKIVVIECNARFGGASTLSIAAGLDSLYWFLLESRGEDLRQYPFKCREKELRQVRYPQDLVMEVDE from the coding sequence GCTGGAAATTGCCGATACAAATCCCCCCTTTTTCTCAGATGCTATAGTGACAAAGCAGGTATTGAACAGCATGCCAGTACCGGTAGACTGGCTGATTGCCGACCATTACCGGCTGGATGCGTGTTGGGAAAGCACAATACGGCCGTGTGTGGGAAAAGTGATGGTTATCGATGATTTAGCGAACAGAAGGCATACGTGTGATTTGCTTTTGGATGCAAATTATGGGCAGGCTTTAGACCGGTATAGTAACTTAACCTCATCAGCGACAAAACTGCTGCTGGGTCCCGAGTATGCATTGTTGCGGGAGGAATTCTCACTTGTTGCCGGCAGAATACGCACTGCCGAAGAAGTCAGGCGGGTCCAGATATTTTTCGGCGGCAGCGATCCTACAAATGAGACTGGAAAGATCTTAAAGGCGTTGGCAGGCTGGGAGGATCGCCGGTTTCGCGTTGAAGTAATTGTTGGAGCGGCGAATCCTAATAAAGAAGAGATCCGCCGGTTGTGCTTATCGCTGCCAGAGGTAGAGCTTTTCTGCCAGGTGTCAAATATGGCTGAACGCATGAACCTGGCTGATCTGGCAATCGGGGCGGGTGGCACTGCATTGTGGGAGCGCTGTTATTTAGGATTGCCGTCAATTGTGATTAGCGTTGCCGATAACCAGGTGGAAGCTTCGCGTGCTTTGGAGCGGGCAGGAGCCATCTGCTATTTAGGAAAGCACTCTGAAGTTGACTGCCGGATGATTAGGGCGTCAATCAAGCAGTTTATTGCTGTTCCTAGGTTATTGGCTGAAATGTCGCACAAGGCACGGGTGATTGTGCCACATAACGGGACAGAGAAAGTGGTGGACATATTAATGCAAATGGGATGTGCGGGAAAGCAAGGCAACATTCTGGTTTCCAGTGCCGCAAGAAAAATTCCCTTATTACAGGCAGTCAGGCAGGCAATGGACAAGCTCTGCGGCAATGGCAAGGTAATTGCCGCAGACTGTGACGCGAAATGTTCGGCAAAGTATTTCGCTGATGATTTCTGGCAGATGCCGCTGCTTTCTGCGATTACGAATCAAAAGCTGCTTGCTGGTTTACAGTGCCGTGATGTGCGCTATATCATTCCCACTCGTGACGGAGAATTACTTTTCTGGAGTGAGCGTAAGGCATGGCTGCACAGTCATGGGATCGCAGTCATGGCGGCAGGAGTGGAGCCCACAGCGGGTTCACTGGATAAGTTGGCATTTTACGAGCATTGCCGGGCGTTGGATATTCCTGCGATTGAAACCAGGCTGAAGCCGGACGGTTTGAATGCAGACTGGTATGTGGTTAAAGAGCGGTACGGAGCTGGATCGCGCCAACTGGGGCTAAAGTTATCGCAGCGGGAGGCTGAGGTATGGGCTAGGAAAATGGAACAGCCTGTTTTTCAGCCTTTCGTCAGTGGAAAGGAATACAGTGTTGACGCCTATGTCGATCAATCCGGCAGGGTAAAAGGTGCGGTCTGCCGGACAAGGGATGTTGTGGTAAATGGCGAATCTCAGGTAACCACAACAGTCAATGATGCGGTTTTGGGAAAAAAATGCACTGAGTATATTGAACAGCTAGGCTTGTACGGGCATGTTGTTTTACAGGTGCTTGTTGATGGGACGAATAAAATTGTCGTGATAGAATGCAACGCCCGTTTTGGCGGCGCATCAACCTTGAGCATTGCCGCAGGACTGGATAGTTTGTACTGGTTTTTGTTAGAGAGCCGCGGAGAAGATTTGCGGCAATATCCGTTTAAGTGTAGGGAAAAGGAATTAAGACAAGTCCGTTATCCGCAGGATTTGGTTATGGAAGTGGATGAATGA
- a CDS encoding HAD family hydrolase, producing MKTILAFDLDDTLYDELTYVDSGFAAVARFLEQEKLAGFAETYAFMQTRLAGGRGRIFDDLLLHFGSYSRRNVRRCLTAYRLHKPAIQLYPEAVACLARFKAYPLYIVTDGNKVVQYNKIIALGLPALVDRYLITHRFGVHHAKPSPYCFTRICAWEKVEPAQVVYVADNPRKDFIGIKPLGFRTIRVLTGQHRSVEIPEEYQAEQQIVSLNALDDALASLFRRREPHLCKR from the coding sequence ATGAAAACTATATTGGCATTTGATTTAGATGATACGCTTTATGATGAGCTGACTTATGTAGATAGCGGCTTTGCAGCAGTTGCCAGGTTTTTGGAACAGGAGAAGCTGGCTGGTTTTGCGGAAACCTATGCTTTTATGCAAACCCGGCTGGCCGGGGGCCGGGGCCGGATTTTTGATGATTTATTATTGCATTTTGGCAGTTACTCACGGCGGAATGTGCGACGCTGTTTAACGGCTTACCGGTTGCATAAACCGGCCATTCAGTTATACCCGGAAGCGGTTGCCTGTCTGGCCCGGTTTAAGGCCTACCCATTGTATATTGTGACAGACGGCAATAAAGTGGTGCAATATAATAAAATAATAGCGCTCGGTTTGCCGGCGTTGGTTGACAGGTACTTGATTACGCACCGGTTTGGCGTTCATCATGCCAAACCATCGCCTTATTGTTTTACGCGAATTTGTGCATGGGAGAAGGTTGAACCGGCACAGGTGGTTTATGTTGCCGACAATCCCCGCAAAGATTTTATAGGAATTAAGCCGCTGGGCTTTCGCACTATCCGGGTATTGACAGGGCAGCACCGTTCTGTTGAAATTCCGGAAGAATATCAGGCCGAGCAGCAAATTGTTTCTTTAAATGCGTTGGATGATGCTTTAGCCAGTTTATTTCGAAGGAGGGAGCCGCACTTATGCAAGCGGTGA
- the pseI gene encoding pseudaminic acid synthase, whose product MQAVKIGGFFVGSRYRPFIAAEMSGNHNHSLERALAIVDAAAAAGVQAVKLQTYTADTMTLNCRDGAFMVEDPQSLWSGRSLYDLYSQAYTPWGWHKPIFDRCREHGIVGFSSPFDETAVDFLEELAVPCYKIASFEVTDLPLIRRVALTGKPLILSTGMATLAEIDEAVRTARSAGNDQLVLLKCTSTYPSSPVNSDLLTIPHLRASFDCVTGLSDHSLGIGVAVAAVPLGASFIEKHFTLARADGGVDSAFSLEPAELKQLAEEAERAHQALGRIHYGPSAAEAQSLMHRRSLYIAQDIKAGEALTPENLRIIRPGLGLPPKYWDVVLGKPVVCDLKQGTPLRWKHV is encoded by the coding sequence ATGCAAGCGGTGAAGATTGGTGGTTTTTTTGTAGGCTCCAGATATCGTCCGTTCATTGCCGCTGAAATGTCCGGCAATCACAATCATTCTCTGGAGCGGGCTTTAGCTATTGTAGACGCCGCAGCCGCAGCCGGGGTGCAGGCGGTGAAATTGCAGACCTATACGGCCGACACTATGACTCTCAACTGCCGGGACGGGGCCTTCATGGTGGAAGACCCGCAAAGCTTATGGAGCGGCAGGTCATTATACGATCTTTACAGTCAAGCCTATACGCCTTGGGGCTGGCATAAGCCAATTTTCGACCGTTGCCGGGAACATGGTATAGTAGGCTTCAGCAGTCCTTTTGATGAGACTGCCGTGGATTTTTTAGAGGAACTGGCTGTACCCTGTTATAAGATTGCTTCATTTGAAGTTACTGATCTGCCGCTCATCCGTAGGGTCGCTTTGACAGGTAAACCGCTGATTCTATCAACTGGTATGGCCACTCTGGCTGAGATTGATGAGGCTGTCAGAACAGCCAGGAGTGCCGGCAATGACCAATTGGTTTTATTAAAGTGCACCAGCACTTATCCGTCCAGTCCGGTCAATTCGGATTTATTGACCATTCCCCATCTGCGGGCAAGCTTTGATTGTGTCACCGGTCTGTCCGATCATTCCCTGGGAATTGGTGTGGCCGTAGCGGCGGTGCCCTTGGGAGCGTCGTTTATTGAGAAGCACTTTACACTTGCCAGAGCCGACGGCGGGGTTGATTCGGCATTTTCACTGGAACCAGCCGAATTGAAGCAGCTGGCTGAGGAGGCCGAACGGGCGCATCAGGCGCTGGGGCGTATTCATTATGGCCCGTCGGCCGCGGAGGCGCAGTCGTTGATGCATCGCCGGTCATTGTATATAGCTCAGGATATCAAAGCCGGAGAGGCGTTAACTCCGGAAAACCTTCGTATTATCCGCCCTGGTCTGGGCCTGCCGCCCAAGTATTGGGATGTAGTGTTGGGGAAGCCGGTAGTTTGCGACCTGAAGCAAGGCACTCCCCTGCGTTGGAAGCATGTATAG
- the fliD gene encoding flagellar filament capping protein FliD, whose translation MAIRTYGLSGSGMDVDQLVKDMMKAQRTRYEKVQQQKTQAEWKKKDYNTIYTLVDDFRNNTLNTFRLQSTLSPKQVTSSNDAVVTAVANGEASNIEHSFVVKQLADGVKLTSSGNITTGSSKNTLKEQFGLGDDVTSLEFKINGKTISVNPQTASINDVVQKINNAGAGVKASYDATLDRFFLNTTSTGTLAKIDFTGTDGDSDGWAFLRDSLKLVTDEDLTTARTGQNAEFTLDGVDLTQASNTFTVSGVTYTLKGVSAKTAEDTYTATSVAVKQDNEKAIATLKSFVDDYNALIDVINTELNEERYRDFTPLTDEQKAEMKDTEITAWEAKAKSGMLKRDSILSSLLSGLRLNFVNPVQGITGKYTSASSLGINTGSYVSEDGVITSAVSNGGKIKIDEDDLKEALEADPDIVYKIFGTLGGDTNESKGVANRIYAQLDKVLTQLQTEAGKPNITDTSSNLAKSLTNYNKRLTSLNSQLEMIEARYYKQFNAMETAISNMNQQSAWLSQQLGNNS comes from the coding sequence ATGGCAATACGGACCTACGGCTTAAGCGGCTCAGGCATGGATGTTGACCAGCTTGTCAAAGATATGATGAAAGCGCAGCGAACCAGATATGAGAAGGTTCAGCAGCAAAAAACGCAGGCCGAATGGAAAAAGAAGGATTATAATACCATTTATACGTTGGTTGACGATTTCCGCAATAATACGTTGAACACTTTCCGCCTGCAGTCGACGCTTTCGCCCAAGCAGGTGACCTCCTCTAATGATGCGGTGGTTACTGCCGTTGCCAATGGCGAGGCTTCGAATATTGAGCATTCTTTTGTGGTTAAACAGCTGGCCGATGGTGTTAAGCTGACCAGCAGCGGTAATATTACTACCGGATCTTCCAAGAATACGTTAAAAGAGCAGTTCGGGCTGGGCGATGACGTGACCAGTCTGGAGTTCAAGATTAACGGTAAAACGATCTCCGTCAATCCGCAGACAGCCAGCATCAATGATGTTGTGCAAAAAATCAACAATGCCGGCGCTGGTGTAAAAGCAAGCTATGATGCCACGCTGGACCGGTTCTTTCTAAATACCACTTCTACAGGAACCTTGGCTAAGATTGACTTTACCGGCACCGATGGTGATTCGGACGGCTGGGCCTTTTTGCGCGATTCTTTAAAGCTGGTTACCGATGAGGACCTCACTACCGCCAGAACCGGCCAAAATGCCGAATTTACGCTGGACGGGGTAGACCTGACGCAAGCCTCCAATACCTTTACCGTTTCCGGGGTGACTTACACCCTTAAGGGTGTAAGTGCCAAGACGGCTGAGGATACTTATACCGCCACATCTGTCGCAGTCAAGCAGGATAATGAGAAAGCGATCGCTACCCTCAAATCGTTTGTTGATGATTATAATGCGCTGATCGACGTGATCAATACCGAGCTGAACGAGGAACGCTACCGGGACTTTACGCCGCTGACCGATGAGCAAAAGGCCGAGATGAAGGATACGGAAATAACCGCCTGGGAAGCTAAGGCCAAGAGCGGGATGCTCAAACGGGACTCTATTTTGTCCTCCCTGCTGAGCGGGCTGAGACTGAATTTTGTTAACCCGGTTCAGGGTATTACCGGCAAATATACCAGCGCCAGCAGTCTGGGCATTAATACCGGCAGTTATGTCAGTGAGGACGGCGTCATTACCAGCGCTGTCAGCAATGGCGGCAAGATTAAGATTGATGAGGATGACCTGAAAGAAGCCCTGGAAGCAGACCCCGATATTGTCTATAAGATTTTTGGCACACTTGGCGGCGATACCAATGAGTCCAAAGGCGTGGCCAACCGTATTTACGCCCAGCTGGATAAAGTATTGACGCAGCTGCAGACAGAAGCCGGCAAGCCCAATATTACGGATACCAGCAGCAATCTTGCGAAGAGCCTGACCAATTATAATAAGCGTCTTACTTCCCTGAACAGCCAGCTGGAAATGATAGAGGCCCGTTATTATAAACA